Proteins encoded by one window of uncultured Draconibacterium sp.:
- a CDS encoding sugar transferase, which yields MANKHNRKLSVLYIGSDQGIVSGFQEKQNLLKLNHHSNALSAINWLKEGNSCDGVVCDKELPGRNGIDFHDTFIAEVDQNNKIPYLVISDEKNAEDVQLAFKKKVDDVFHQPVNTDDLFKRIKTLTVLKPRMSLVQREKNDPETTIYKTPFFKRTFDIVFSGLALLCLSPLLLIFVIAIRVESKGMVYYISKRVGTGYRIFNFLKLRSMYPDADKRLKEFQHLNQYQNHEEESNDETEQEINAQQESVTGNGTILFGDDVEVDEAAHILEKKQQQESAFVKFENDPRITKVGHIIRKLSIDELPQLINVLKGDMSIVGNRPLPLYEAELLTTDDWTDRFNGPAGITGLWQVEARGKTSKMSPEERKQLDNTYAEIANSRFSFWKDIWIIIRTFKAVFQKENV from the coding sequence ATGGCTAATAAACATAATCGAAAGCTAAGCGTTTTATACATTGGGTCAGACCAGGGAATTGTTAGTGGATTTCAGGAAAAACAAAATCTGCTTAAATTGAATCACCACTCAAATGCTTTATCTGCAATTAACTGGTTAAAAGAAGGAAATTCGTGCGATGGGGTAGTTTGCGACAAAGAACTGCCCGGACGTAATGGCATTGATTTTCATGATACTTTTATTGCCGAAGTTGATCAGAACAACAAAATTCCGTACCTGGTAATTTCAGATGAAAAGAATGCTGAAGATGTTCAGTTGGCTTTTAAAAAGAAAGTAGATGATGTTTTTCATCAACCGGTGAATACTGATGACCTGTTTAAGCGGATAAAAACCCTTACGGTTTTAAAACCACGAATGTCGTTGGTGCAGAGAGAGAAGAATGATCCGGAGACAACGATTTATAAAACACCATTTTTTAAACGTACTTTCGATATTGTATTTTCAGGACTGGCACTACTGTGCCTGTCGCCCCTGTTGTTGATTTTTGTAATTGCCATTCGTGTAGAGTCGAAAGGAATGGTTTACTACATCTCGAAAAGGGTAGGAACCGGATACCGCATTTTTAATTTCCTAAAATTGCGGTCGATGTATCCTGATGCTGATAAACGATTGAAAGAATTTCAGCATTTGAATCAATATCAAAACCACGAAGAAGAGTCGAATGACGAGACGGAGCAGGAAATTAACGCGCAACAGGAAAGTGTTACCGGAAACGGCACCATACTTTTTGGTGATGATGTTGAAGTTGATGAAGCCGCTCATATTCTGGAGAAAAAGCAACAGCAGGAAAGTGCATTTGTGAAATTTGAAAATGATCCGCGAATAACAAAAGTTGGGCATATCATCCGAAAATTGAGTATTGATGAACTGCCGCAATTAATAAATGTGCTAAAAGGCGATATGTCGATTGTAGGAAACCGGCCACTGCCTTTATACGAAGCTGAGTTGCTAACAACAGACGACTGGACCGACCGCTTTAACGGACCGGCAGGAATTACCGGTTTGTGGCAGGTTGAAGCCAGGGGAAAAACATCTAAAATGTCGCCCGAAGAACGTAAGCAGCTAGATAACACGTATGCCGAAATTGCCAATAGTCGCTTTTCGTTTTGGAAAGACATTTGGATTATAATCAGAACTTTTAAAGCTGTTTTTCAGAAAGAGAATGTATAA
- a CDS encoding TolC family protein, with product MNIRLKIKLISLLLIGVVAVLKAQTYDELLAKTAEGTDISEKLPPLHELQRLAIENSPIFKLLDADVEIGAYKVKEEKREWMQSLGVEGGARYGLFDNLIISQDLGLVESNTQTTEQTRYYFGGFLKIPLSAIFDDSNVRTAKAENEKLKYQREARIQELRQLIIVRYYNVIREFRGIIIKTNAVENYRVQRIRAEEDFLNGKITIDEYARLEDMLTKAVLSLEETKLDFTSAFQILEETVGVPIKLKE from the coding sequence ATGAATATCAGGTTAAAAATAAAACTGATTTCCCTATTGCTAATAGGAGTAGTGGCTGTTTTGAAAGCACAAACCTACGATGAGTTGCTGGCAAAAACGGCTGAAGGAACAGATATTTCAGAGAAACTGCCGCCATTGCATGAACTGCAAAGGTTAGCCATTGAAAATTCGCCAATATTTAAACTACTTGACGCTGATGTAGAAATTGGAGCCTACAAAGTTAAAGAGGAAAAACGCGAGTGGATGCAATCGTTGGGAGTTGAAGGAGGTGCCCGATATGGCTTATTCGATAATCTTATCATTTCGCAAGACCTGGGATTGGTAGAAAGTAACACGCAAACAACCGAGCAAACCCGTTATTACTTCGGTGGATTTCTTAAGATTCCGTTATCGGCAATATTTGATGACAGCAATGTAAGAACCGCCAAAGCCGAAAACGAAAAGTTAAAGTATCAGCGCGAGGCACGTATTCAGGAATTGAGGCAGCTAATAATTGTCAGGTATTACAATGTTATTCGCGAATTCAGGGGCATAATCATAAAAACAAATGCCGTTGAAAATTACAGGGTGCAACGAATACGTGCCGAAGAAGACTTTTTAAACGGTAAAATTACAATCGACGAATATGCGCGTTTAGAAGACATGCTTACAAAAGCGGTTTTATCGCTTGAAGAAACAAAACTCGATTTTACCTCTGCTTTTCAGATATTAGAAGAAACTGTTGGTGTACCAATTAAATTAAAGGAATAA